A DNA window from Vigna angularis cultivar LongXiaoDou No.4 chromosome 1, ASM1680809v1, whole genome shotgun sequence contains the following coding sequences:
- the LOC108331921 gene encoding uncharacterized protein LOC108331921 produces the protein MPRPGPRPYECVRRAWHSDRHQPVRGSIIQQIFRVVVDAHSPATMKNKECQEKLPAVVLRAEEIMYSKANSEAEYLNPDTLWDRLNDAINTIIRRDETSETGDLLPPCVEAALNLGCKPVRTSRSDRHNNPRTYLSPKYQPPPSMPLKPVVGNPLNYGKVTASAVSPIPLPDSTHQSSKLMGSPSYHFSEGLPSAHHQPLTMEARPSLNLGSVYPLYYGYEAREPQPRTTHRDTTCSDTIFVGRPVVQVPEPSGIGMWQSYSDGKFRHAASRLAEENALVTQGVAPGRECDLSLRLGQCLHPCSSSKSSSAYEIDDVGLGASPEGSKFGHLSLQRNKEFCFYPREMGYGNIESSSKCYVEGDDRSLEATLRKRKAPLGNNMEDGQFCRHLGVPSHRFTGRPGS, from the exons ATGCCACGCCCAGGGCCAAGGCCTTACGAGTGCGTGAGGAGGGCATGGCACAGCGACCGCCACCAACCAGTGAGAGGTTCCATCATTCAACAGATTTTCAG GGTCGTGGTTGACGCTCACAGTCCCGCGACCATGAAAAACAAGGAATGCCAGGAGAAGCTCCCGGCGGTTGTTCTCAGGGCCGAAGAAATCATGTACTCCAAAGCCAATTCCGAg GCAGAGTACTTGAATCCTGATACTCTCTGGGACCGCCTCAATGATGCCATTAACACAATCATACGGAGAGACGAGACATCCGAGACCGGAGACCTCCTGCCCCCATGTGTTGAAG CTGCACTTAACCTGGGTTGCAAGCCTGTGAGAACTTCCAGAAGCGATCGGCACAATAACCCCAGGACATACCTCTCTCCTAAATATCAACCACCCCCTTCTATGCCTCTCAAACCTGTTGTTGGAAATCCGTTGAACTATGGCAAAGTCACAGCTTCTGCGGTGTCACCGATTCCCCTGCCAGATTCTACCCACCAAAGTAGCAAGCTGATGGGTTCACCTAGCTACCACTTCTCGGAAGGTCTCCCTTCTGCCCATCACCAGCCATTGACAATGGAAGCTAGACCCTCGTTGAACTTGGGTTCAGTTTATCCCTTGTACTACGGTTATGAAGCCAGAGAACCTCAGCCAAGGACTACTCATCGAGATACAACGTGCTCCGACACAATCTTTGTTGGAAGGCCAGTCGTTCAAGTCCCGGAGCCTTCTGGAATTGGTATGTGGCAAAGCTATTCCGATGGTAAGTTCCGTCACGCTGCAAGCAGACTGGCAGAAGAAAATGCTTTGGTCACTCAGGGGGTGGCACCAGGCAGGGAGTGTGATTTGTCTTTGAGGTTGGGTCAATGCCTGCATCCATGTTCAAGCAGCAAGAGTAGTTCAGCATATGAAATAGACGATGTTGGTTTGGGAGCTTCACCCGAGGGCAGCAAGTTTGGTCATCTGTCTTTGCAGAGAAACAAAGAATTCTGTTTTTATCCTAGAGAAATGGGCTATGGCAACATTGAATCTAGTTCTAAATGTTATGTAGAGGGAGACGATCGGAGCTTAGAGGCAACTCTTCGGAAGCGCAAAGCACCTTTAGGTAACAACATGGAGGATGGGCAATTTTGTCGGCATCTAGGAGTCCCATCCCATCGGTTTACTGGTAGGCCAGGTTCGTAG